A single region of the Nicotiana sylvestris chromosome 6, ASM39365v2, whole genome shotgun sequence genome encodes:
- the LOC104240897 gene encoding autophagy-related protein 18f-like: protein MGLKNSDCQIEGSKSGKSSNGFIPTSFRALSRIVSSGASTVASTVRSAASAIVDRDNDSTHDQVLWAGFDKLECEGGSTRQILLLGCQYGFQVWDVEDCDNVHNLVSRQDGPVSFMQTLPKPIASKKHEDRFSGSHPVLILCADVSLSGGSNIREGIGKLHDGTIQQYHDQASTGFLPTAVWFYSLTSHSYVHQLKFRSAVHLVRCSSRVIAILQAAQIHCFDAATLDKEYTVVTNPVIPGFSGFGSIGVGPLALGPRWMAYSGSPITISNSGHVSPQHVTPSDSLPSTATNGSLFAHYAKESSKQLAGGIVTLGIIGYKKLTRHYSDLSPDGNSSQSRNARLKIPGTDNGHFPGAESVGMVIVRDIVSKALIAQFRAHKSPISALCFDPSSTLLVTASVQGHNINVFRIMPILSENTSASDPGSSYVHLYRLQRGLTNAVIQDISFSSDSQWIMISSSRGTSHLFTISASGEVVDFQSSDACLTNMSNGSVVMEKPAVHCASNSKIQVLNQQSISESGPPVALSVVGRIRSGSIGWRNTVSGAAAVATGQLSSFSGSIASAFRNCRSTNQYADLGLPKANYWLLVFSSPGCMTQYALRMCSGLDLIPTIPAVGSTYRAGPEVDSRLVVKAIQKWNIFQKQNCKERDDNADIYGEFGSSDSSKVFPEGITKGNGLYSKTRDTITKGKTSSEEKHHIYISEAELQMHKPQNPLWAKPEVFFQSFVRDRIYVVDGCGGEAEVEVIATHMVEARSKHLYPVFNHLQASKTQQGRLHVHSDNGQKLSPRPEVSENSKLMLNSGCASIDGSSIELHHCRETACNSLRMTSHKSRDFINSRDSPEAATRLDFVNNTRSTVMQTNQSL, encoded by the exons ATGGGGCTGAAGAACAGTGATTGTCAAATAGAAGGATCAAAGTCAGGGAAGAGTAGTAACGGCTTCATTCCGACGTCGTTTAGAGCACTTTCGAGGATTGTATCCTCTGGTGCTTCAACGGTTGCTTCCACAGTTAGGTCTGCTGCTTCTGCTATTGTGGATAGGGACAATGATTCTACCCATGATCAG GTTCTGTGGGCTGGATTTGACAAGCTGGAATGTGAGGGAGGCAGTACTCGTCAAATCTTGCTCTTGGGGTGTCAGTATGGTTTCCAGGTTTGGGATGTTGAAGATTGTGATAATGTACACAACTTGGTTTCCAGGCAAGATGgtcctgtttctttcatgcaaACATTACCAAAACCAATAGCATCAAAGAAGCACGAGGACAGATTTTCTGGTAGTCACCCAGTTTTAATACTTTGTGCTGATGTGTCATTGTCTGGAGGTAGTAACATTCGGGAGGGCATAGGAAAACTTCATGATGGGACCATCCAACAGTATCATGACCAAGCAAGTACTGGTTTTCTGCCCACTGCTGTTTGGTTTTATTCCCTGACATCTCACTCTTATGTGCATCAGTTGAAGTTCAGATCAGCTGTTCACTTGGTAAGATGTAGTTCTCGAGTGATTGCAATCTTACAAGCAGCTCAG ATACACTGCTTTGATGCTGCAACTCTAGATAAGGAATATACTGTTGTTACCAATCCTGTCATCCCGGGTTTTTCAGGGTTCGGCAGTATAGGTGTGGGACCTCTCGCTTTAGGTCCCAGATGGATGGCCTATAGTGGAAGTCCAATTACCATCTCAAATTCTGGTCATGTTAGTCCGCAACATGTTActccttcagatagtcttcccaGTACAGCTACAAATGGGAGCCTTTTTGCTCATTATGCAAAGGAATCCAGCAAGCAACTTGCTGGTGGTATTGTGACTCTAGGGATCATTGGGTATAAGAAGCTCACTAGGCACTATTCTGACCTGTCACCAGATGGTAATAGTTCTCAATCTCGGAATGCTCGTCTGAAGATACCAGGAACTGATAACGGTCATTTCCCAGGTGCAGAGAGTGTTGGAATG GTCATTGTCAGAGACATCGTCAGCAAAGCTCTTATTGCGCAGTTTAGGGCACATAAGAGTCCTATTTCAGCTCTATGCTTTGATCCTAGCAGTACTCTTCTGGTGACAGCTTCAGTTCAGGGTCATAATATCAATGTATTCCGGATAATGCCTATACTATCTGAAAATACCTCGGCTAGTGATCCTGGTTCATCCTATGTTCATCTTTACAGACTGCAGCGTGGTCTGACTAATGCT GTCATACAAGACATAAGTTTTAGTAGTGATAGCCAGTGGATTATGATAAGTTCTTCCAGAGGGACTAGCCATTTATTTACAATTTCTGCTTCAGGAGAAGTGGTTGATTTTCAATCTTCAGATGCATGTCTTACTAATATGAGTAATGGCTCTGTTGTGATGGAAAAACCTGCAGTTCATTGCGCCTCGAATTCAAAAATTCAGGTGCTTAATCAACAGAGCATCTCTGAATCTGGCCCTCCAGTGGCCCTTTCTGTTGTTGGTCGAATAAGGAGTGGAAGTATTGGTTGGAGAAATACTGTAAGTGGTGCTGCAGCTGTTGCAACTGGACAGTTGAGTTCTTTTTCTGGGTCCATAGCTTCAGCTTTTCGCAACTGCAGAAGTACTAATCAATATGCTGATTTAGGCCTTCCAAAAGCAAATTATTGGCTGCTTGTTTTTTCTTCTCCGGGCTGTATGACACAATATGCATTGCGTATGTGTTCTGGGCTAGATTTGATACCAACTATTCCTGCTGTGGGTTCAACTTACAGAGCAGGTCCTGAAGTGGATTCAAGATTAGTGGTAAAGGCAATCCAAAAGTGGAATATTTTCCAGAAACAAAATTGCAAAGAACGAGATGATAATGCTGATATATATGGTGAGTTTGGTAGTTCTGATAGCAGTAAAGTATTTCCTGAAGGAATAACAAAGGGAAATGGTCTCTATTCCAAGACTAGGGACACAATCACTAAAGGAAAGACAAGTTCAGAGGAAAAACATCACATTTACATATCTGAAGCAGAGCTTCAAATGCATAAACCTCAGAATCCGCTATGGGCAAAACCTGAG GTATTTTTTCAATCATTTGTTAGGGATAGGATTTATGTTGTTGATGGTTGTGGTGGAGAGGCTGAGGTTGAAGTAATTGCAACTCATATGGTTGAGGCGAGGTCAAAGCATTTATATCCAGTTTTTAATCACCTTCAAGCTTCCAAGACCCAACAAGGGAG GCTTCATGTTCATAGCGACAATGGCCAAAAGCTATCTCCAAGGCCGGAGGTCTCTGAAAACAGCAAGCTTATGTTAAATAGTGGTTGTGCCTCTATTGATGGATCCAGCATTGAACTTCACCATTGCAGAGAAACCGCGTGCAATAGTCTTCGGATGACAAGTCATAAAAGTAGAGACTTTATAAATAGTAGGGACAGCCCTGAAGCAGCCACTCGCCTAGATTTCGTCAATAACACAAGGAGCACCGTGATGCAGACAAATCAAAGTTTGTAA
- the LOC138870542 gene encoding uncharacterized protein codes for MPWFADVTNFLLTDIVLCELSSNQRKKLKWDRLDYYWDEPYLFKICNDGVIQICVPQEEQMSILDACHSSPYGGHHGGARTASKVLSCGFYWHTLYKDAGEIVKRCDECHRDG; via the coding sequence ATGCCTTGGTTCGCTGATGTTACCAACTTTCTTCTGACCGACATTgtcctgtgtgagctctcttctaaccaaaggaagaagcttaaatggGATAGATTGGACTACTACTGGGATGAGCCTTATTTGTTCAAAATTTGCAATGATGGTGTGATCCAGATATGTGTTCCAcaagaggagcaaatgagtattcttgatgcttgtcattcctctccctatggtggtcatcatggtggggcgagaacGGCTTCAAAGGTGCTTAGTTGTGGTTTTTATTGGCATACATTGTACAAGGATGCGGGTGAgattgtgaagagatgtgatgagtgtcatAGAGATGGttga
- the LOC104240898 gene encoding uncharacterized protein, producing MASNLLKFHAQPIQNFHPLFHFNLTKLPSSTSSLCSIGSTQQLNNLYLSVSFTKPTKFNFLPLQCSLSSPTPPSTKEDAISQAKLSLLTTLEKPLNNPKLVGRLKKLKQPRFRVEIPVVDDSSSALSQLALDIFANMPIKRKGPKIKILLLWPNQRLTQAAQKAFESKSSNPIIENFDISSISDDGDIRMMSSGDVIVFMAPEASKLSVMEAIADALYPKPVVIFNPKWGFDEESSFGKLSGFVGSFEVVYSFMGLEVKGILSKRNGVMFKCVRNGVLSGEKWYVFVEEDGELKVVSRFKTRPSIEEVENVLYNLMAMNSPITKSAKFLKDLVSNVRGQK from the coding sequence ATGGCTTCCAATCTTCTTAAATTCCATGCACAACCCATCCAAAATTTCCACCCTTTGTTCCACTTCAACCTTACCAAATTGCCATCCTCAACTTCTTCCTTATGCTCTATAGGATCAACACAGCAACTTAACAATCTTTATCTCTCTGTCTCCTTCACAAAACCAACCAAGTTCAATTTTTTACCTCTTCAATGTTCACTCTCTTCTCCTACCCCACCTTCCACTAAAGAAGATGCCATTTCTCAAGCAAAGTTGTCTCTTTTAACTACTTTAGAGAAACCCCTTAACAATCCTAAGCTTGTTGGGAGACTCAAGAAACTCAAACAACCAAGATTTCGTGTTGAAATTCCAGTTGTTGATGACTCCTCATCTGCACTATCTCAGCTTGCTCTTGATATTTTTGCAAACATGCCCATTAAAAGAAAAGGCCCAAAAATCAAGATTCTGCTTTTATGGCCTAACCAAAGATTAACTCAAGCTGCACAAAAAGCCTTCGAGAGTAAGTCTTCAAACCCCATTattgaaaattttgatatttcaTCAATATCTGATGATGGGGATATCAGAATGATGAGTTCTGGAGATGTGATAGTGTTTATGGCTCCAGAGGCTTCAAAATTAAGTGTAATGGAGGCTATTGCTGATGCATTGTATCCAAAGCCTGTGGTGATTTTCAATCCCAAATGGGGGTTTGATGAAGAGAGTAGCTTTGGTAAGTTGAGTGGATTTGTGGGTTCATTTGAGGTTGTGTATTCATTTATGGGATTAGAGGTTAAAGGGATATTAAGTAAGAGAAATGGTGTGATGTTTAAGTGTGTTAGGAATGGGGTTTTGAGTGGTGAGAAATGGTATGTCTTTGTTGAAGAAGATGGAGAATTGAAGGTGGTTTCAAGGTTTAAAACAAGGCCATCGATTGAGGAAGTTGAAAATGTTTTGTATAATTTGATGGCGATGAATTCACCAATCACAAAGTCAGCAAAGTTCTTGAAAGATTTGGTGTCAAATGTAAGGGGACAAAAGTAA
- the LOC104240899 gene encoding kinesin-like protein KIN-14N, whose product MAPKNQNKPPLHSPFNSNYTEGEVPAGKRRRIENPGMPSTATAARTRQALAVMNGGASDMPPTSSPPSSADSDCGIVEFSKEDIEALLTEKLKTKNKYNIKEKCGLMSEYIRRLKLCIKWFQQLEENYITEQASLKGLLESAEKKCNEIEMLMKSKEEELNSIITKLRKNIEALQEKFAKEESAKLEATDSCNREKHAREAAEKLQASLSEELKRVQQDNASANQKIQSLDISYKGLQEYNRSLQDYNSTLQKDLGTVNETLKRMETQKAAVVENLSTLRGHYTSLQEQITSSRALQDEAVKQKEALASEVGFLRGDLQKMRDDRDQQSLQVQVLTAEVIKYKECTGKSVAELDGMTIKTNQLEETCLSQCEQIKRLQQQLAFAEKRVQMSDMSAVKTKEEYEEQRNVIFDLQNRLVDAETKIVEGEKLRKRLHNTILELKGNIRVFCRVRPLQSDDTISAAGKVISFPTSTEAQGRGIDLTQNGQKLSFTFDKVFMPEASQEDVFVEISQLVQGALDGYKVCIFAYGQTGSGKTHTMVGKPDSDNQKGLIPRSLEQVFETKQFLQNQGWSYKMQVSMLEIYNETIRDLLSPSNSSGFDASRPENGGKQYAIKHDTNGNTHVSDLTIVDVHCYSQVSKLFGLAAESRSVGKTHMNQQSSRSHFVFTLRILGVNESTEQQVQGVLNLIDLAGSERLSKSGSTGDRLKETQAINKSLSSLSDVIFALAKKEEHVPFRNSKLTYLLQPCLGGNSKTLMFVNVSPDPSSVGESLCSLRFAARVNACEIGIPRRQTSLRPSDSRLSFG is encoded by the exons ATGGCTCCGAAGAACCAGAACAAGCCGCCCCTTCATAGCCCTTTCAAt AGTAACTACACAGAAGGTGAGGTTCCAGCAGGAAAGAGGCGGAGAATAGAGAATCCAGGAATGCCATCCACAGCTACTGCTGCAAGAACCCGGCAAGCACTTGCAGTGATGAATGGGGGTGCATCAGATATGCCTCCAACTAGTAGTCCGCCGAGTAGTGCTGATTCAGACTGCGGGATTGTTGAGTTTAGCAAAGAAGATATTGAAGCTTTACTCACTGAGAAATTGAAAACCAAGAACAAATATAACATAAAG GAAAAGTGTGGTCTTATGTCAGAGTATATAAGAAGACTCAAGTTATGTATTAAGTGGTTCCAGCAGCTTGAAGAAAACTATATTACAGAGCAGGCATCACTTAAAGGCTTATTAGAGTCGGCTGAGAAAAAATGCAATGAGATAG aGATGCTAATGaaatcaaaagaagaagagttgaATTCAATTATAACGAAGTTGAGAAAAAATATAGAGGCACTTCAGGAAAAGTTTGCCAAGGAGGAGTCAGCCAAGTTG GAAGCAACGGATTCTTGTAATAGAGAGAAACATGCTAGAGAGGCAGCTGAGAAACTGCAAGCTTCTCTTTCAGAAGAGCTCAAAAGAGTTCAACAAGACAATGCAAGTGCAAATCAAAAG ATTCAGTCACTAGATATTTCGTACAAGGGGTTACAGGAGTACAACAGAAGTTTACAGGATTACAACAGTACGCTCCAGAAAGACCTTGGAACAGTGAATGAAACACTGAAGCGCATGGAGACGCAGAAAGCTGCGGTGGTTGAAAATCTCAGCACACTGAGGGGTCATTATACTTCTTTACAGGAACAGATCACTTCTTCAAGA GCTCTTCAGGATGAGGCTGTCAAACAAAAAGAAGCTTTAGCAAGTGAAGTAGGGTTTTTGCGAGGAGATCTGCAAAAAATGAGGGATGATCGTGATCAGCAATCATTACAAGTCCAGGTTCTAACAGCTGAAGTAATAAAATATAAGGAATGCACTGGAAAATCTGTGGCTGAGTTAGATGGCATGACGATTAAGACCAATCAGCTGGAG GAGACATGTTTGTCTCAGTGTGAGCAAATAAAAAGATTGCAGCAACAACTTGCCTTTGCAGAGAAGAGAGTACAG ATGTCCGACATGTCTGCCGTGAAGACAAAAGAAGAATATGAAGAGCAGAGGAATGTCATTTTTGATTTGCAAAATCGTCTTGTTGATGCCGAAACAAAAATTGTGGAAGGGGAGAAACTACGTAAAAGACTGCACAATACTATTTTG GAATTGAAAGGCAATATTAGAGTTTTCTGCAGGGTGAGGCCGTTACAGTCTGATGACACTATCAGTGCAGCAGGGAAGGTTATCTCTTTTCCAACATCAACGGAAGCACAAGGAAGAGGCATCGATTTGACACAAAATG GGCAAAAGCTTTCATTCACATTTGACAAAGTTTTCATGCCCGAGGCCTCACAAGAAGATGTTTTTGTTGAGATCTCCCAACTTGTACAGGGTGCTCTTGACGGTTATAAG GTTTGCATATTTGCTTACGGTCAAACTGGTTCTGGTAAGACTCATACAATGGTGGGCAAGCCAGACTCTGATAATCAGAAAGGGCTTATACCGCGCTCTTTAGAGCAGGTATTTGAGACCAAGCAGTTTCTTCAAAACCAAGGGTGGAGTTATAAAATGCAG GTCTCAATGCTTGAAATTTACAATGAAACAATTCGGGATCTTTTATCACCATCAAATTCGTCTGGTTTTGATGCATCCCGACCAGAAAATGGAGGAAAGCAGTATGCAATCAAACATGACACGAATGGCAATACCCATGTATCTGACCTGACAATTGTGGATGTTCATTGCTATAGTCAGGTCTCTAAACTTTTTGGGCTGGCAGCAGAAAGCAG GTCTGTTGGGAAAACTCATATGAACCAGCAGTCTTCAAGGAGCCATTTTGTCTTCACTCTGAGAATTTTGGGTGTGAATGAG AGTACCGAGCAACAAGTACAAGGTGTACTCAACTTGATTGATCTTGCTGGAAGTGAGCGTCTATCCAAGAGTGGGTCTACTGGAGATCGGCTAAAAGAAACTCAG GCCATCAACAAGAGTCTATCGTCTCTAAGTGATGTCATATTTGCTTTAGCAAAGAAAGAGGAGCATGTACCTTTTAGGAACTCAAAGCTTACATACCTTCTCCAG CCCTGTCTAGGTGGTAACTCAAAGACATTAATGTTTGTTAATGTTTCGCCGGATCCTTCTTCAGTGGGTGAATCCCTGTGTTCACTCCGATTTGCAGCACGGGTTAATGCATGCGAGATTGGGATCCCAAGGCGTCAAACTAGCTTGCGTCCATCAGATTCTCGCTTAAGCTTTGGCTAA